One segment of Haemophilus influenzae DNA contains the following:
- a CDS encoding L-cystine transporter, protein MLLVNLAIFIAFLLLLAQLYRKTEKLGQTVFIGLLLGLLFGAVLQSAFEKPLLDKTLDWINVVGNGYVRLLQMIVMPLVFVSILSAIARINQTRSLGKVSVGVLSTLLITTAISAAIGIAMVHLFDVSAAGLIVSDRELAAQGKVLDKAGQVSNLTVPAMLVSFIPKNPFADLTGANPTSIISVVIFSALLGVAALSLGKEDQALGERIAQGVETLNKLVMRLVRFVIRLTPYGVFALMIKMAATSKWADIVNLGNFIVASYAAIALMFVVHGILLFFVKVNPVDYYKKVLPTLSFAFTSRSSAATIPLNIETQTAKLGNNNVIANFAATFGATIGQNGCGGIYPAMLAVMVAPMVGIDPFSFSYILTLIFVVAISSFGIAGVGGGATFAAIVVLSTLGLPLELIGLLISIEPLIDMGRTALNVNGAMVAGTITDRLLNK, encoded by the coding sequence ATGTTATTAGTCAATTTGGCGATATTTATTGCTTTTTTATTGCTGTTAGCACAGCTATATCGCAAAACCGAAAAATTAGGGCAAACGGTATTTATCGGTTTATTGCTCGGTTTGCTTTTTGGTGCGGTATTGCAATCCGCTTTTGAAAAACCTTTGTTAGACAAAACTTTAGATTGGATCAATGTGGTCGGTAACGGTTATGTTCGTTTATTGCAGATGATCGTGATGCCGTTGGTGTTCGTGTCGATTTTATCTGCTATCGCTCGTATCAATCAAACCAGATCATTGGGCAAAGTCAGCGTTGGCGTGTTATCCACCTTGCTGATTACCACCGCCATTTCCGCTGCAATTGGGATTGCGATGGTGCATTTATTTGATGTGTCGGCGGCAGGATTAATTGTGAGCGATCGTGAATTAGCGGCTCAAGGCAAAGTGTTAGATAAAGCAGGGCAAGTGTCTAATTTAACTGTGCCTGCGATGTTGGTGTCCTTTATTCCGAAAAATCCTTTTGCTGATCTCACGGGTGCCAACCCAACGTCCATTATTAGTGTCGTAATTTTCTCAGCATTACTTGGCGTGGCGGCTTTGAGTTTAGGCAAAGAAGATCAAGCACTTGGCGAACGAATTGCACAAGGTGTAGAAACTTTAAACAAATTAGTGATGCGTTTGGTGCGTTTTGTGATTCGCTTAACCCCTTACGGCGTGTTTGCGTTGATGATTAAAATGGCTGCCACCTCAAAATGGGCGGATATTGTCAATTTGGGCAATTTTATTGTGGCTTCTTATGCTGCTATTGCCTTAATGTTTGTGGTTCACGGCATTTTATTGTTCTTCGTTAAAGTCAATCCTGTGGATTACTACAAAAAAGTGTTGCCAACCTTAAGTTTTGCGTTTACATCTCGCTCAAGTGCGGCGACAATTCCGTTAAATATTGAAACGCAAACCGCAAAATTAGGTAACAACAATGTCATCGCCAACTTTGCTGCCACATTCGGTGCCACTATCGGACAAAACGGCTGTGGCGGCATTTATCCAGCGATGCTTGCTGTAATGGTCGCCCCAATGGTCGGCATTGACCCTTTTAGCTTCAGCTACATTCTAACCTTAATTTTCGTGGTCGCCATTTCTTCATTCGGCATCGCAGGCGTAGGTGGCGGAGCCACATTCGCCGCTATCGTCGTGCTATCTACGTTAGGTTTACCACTGGAATTAATCGGTTTACTCATTTCCATCGAACCGCTCATCGATATGGGACGTACCGCACTTAACGTAAACGGTGCCATGGTGGCAGGCACGATTACGGATCGCTTGCTAAATAAGTAA